TCGTTGCTGACGGATACGGTGTGGAGCGGGTCCCCTTTGCTTATAACTATTTCCTTATTGTCGGGCCGGAAAACGATCCGGCAGGTCTCAAGGGACTGACTCCAGAAGAAGCGTTCAAGAAGCTCCACGACAACCCCGGCAGCGGAAAGTTTGTCTCCCGGGGGGATGCATCGGGGACGCATAGCAAAGAAAAGGCCATCTGGAAGAGCGCCGGGTATACTGACTACGAAGCAGTCAGAACTTCCGGATCATGGTACATCGACTCAGGAAGTGGCATGGGGCCCACCCTCCTCAAGGCCAGCGAACTAGGGGCCTATACCCTGACCGATGAAGGCACTTTCCTGGCTTACAAGGGCAGGCTCGACCTGACACCCATTGTGGACAAGGGTAGCATTCTCTTGAATGTCTACTCCGTCCTCGTCTGTACCAAAAGCAGCAAACAGGAAATGGCCACTAACCTGCTAAACTTCATCACCTCGCCTGACATACAGGAGCTAATCGGCAGGTATGGCCTCAAGGACTATGGCAAAGCCTTGTTCACCCCCTGTGTTGGGGAACCCGAGCCTACGTCTTAGCAAGATAGGAGAGTTTAGAGTACCTTGGGC
The nucleotide sequence above comes from Chloroflexota bacterium. Encoded proteins:
- a CDS encoding tungsten ABC transporter substrate-binding protein; the encoded protein is MRKAVLVVLAVLTLLGLVVGSIGCGGGDGEGLLTPKGRLRVATTTSLYDTGLWGYLEPMFEKKYDVELDILYAGSGIALEYGRRGDVDVLTVHSKADELQFVADGYGVERVPFAYNYFLIVGPENDPAGLKGLTPEEAFKKLHDNPGSGKFVSRGDASGTHSKEKAIWKSAGYTDYEAVRTSGSWYIDSGSGMGPTLLKASELGAYTLTDEGTFLAYKGRLDLTPIVDKGSILLNVYSVLVCTKSSKQEMATNLLNFITSPDIQELIGRYGLKDYGKALFTPCVGEPEPTS